One Pieris napi chromosome Z, ilPieNapi1.2, whole genome shotgun sequence DNA window includes the following coding sequences:
- the LOC125062437 gene encoding transmembrane protein 198, with translation MSSVGQLVPQVTKGPPNTTYTFNGPHIEGSFCTNINTNYDPVVSIICAMYIVFGIVYSLFGYRCFKASMFLTGFTFGSAIVYLICLQEYLMPPYGNVGVALCAGLLFGLITMLIQYVGLFMTGFHTGLLIAIAGLAVYDHFLDSRLNTYWLCVVSLLLSGIFFAVINLYWKKVLTIFGTSVYGGAVIATSLDYFVERMVMLKWLWERAKLEPIVPPPCTISWFTLAAWPTVAIVGFTAQYALTGTGIYHEQSISAQKRLLKAQPARPVTREQRAEMKQRKYRYLYQVRTAHGDVISQSYVQALQKKAQCGIWTGSGGGECSTLQSDSTHLTVLAGSEQAPPTDSDDDLEQIRAAH, from the exons ATGTCTTCAGTTGGGCAATTGGTACCACAAGTAACAAAAGGGCCGCCTAATACAACCTACACATTCAACGGCCCACACATAGAAGGTTCATTCTGCACCAacataaatactaattatgaTCCAGTTGTAAGCATCATATGTGCTATGTATATTGTTTTTGGAATAGTATACTCCCTTTTTG GATATCGATGTTTTAAAGCAAGCATGTTCTTAACGGGGTTTACATTTGGTTCTGCCATTGTGTATCTTATATGTTTACAAGAATACTTGATGCCGCCATATGGAAATGTTG GTGTTGCACTATGTGCTGGACTACTTTTTGGACTGATAACAATGCTTATTCAGTATGTTGGGCTGTTTATGACTGGATTCCATACAGGATTATTGATTGCTATTGCTGGTCTTGCTGTATATGATCATTTTCTGGACAGCAGACTCAATACG TATTGGCTATGTGTCGTCTCATTACTTTTGTCCGGAATATTTTTCGCCGTTATCAACTTGTACTGGAAGAAAG tttTGACAATCTTCGGTACTAGTGTGTATGGCGGCGCTGTCATCGCTACATCTCTAGATTATTTTGTTGAAAGAATGGTTATGCTTAAATGG CTGTGGGAGCGTGCAAAGCTGGAGCCAATTGTGCCACCCCCTTGTACAATATCGTGGTTCACTTTAGCTGCTTGGCCGACCGTCGCCATTGTCGGTTTCACTGCACAATATGCTCTCACAGGCACCGGAATATATCACGAACAGa gCATAAGCGCACAAAAGCGTCTTCTCAAGGCACAGCCCGCTAGACCAGTCACACGCGAACAACGCGCAGAGATGAAACAGCGCAAATATCGTTACCTCTATCAGGTGCGGACTGCACACGGCGatgtcatttcacag TCATACGTACAAGCATTGCAAAAGAAGGCTCAATGTGGTATTTGGACGGGTAGCGGTGGTGGCGAATGTAGTACGCTGCAAAGTGATTCTACACACCTTACAGTATTGGCTGGCTCGGAACAAGCCCCGCCCACTGATTCTGACGACGATCTTGAACAGATTCGAGCGGCGCACTAG